In Aquimarina sp. TRL1, a single window of DNA contains:
- a CDS encoding type IX secretion system membrane protein PorP/SprF produces MKKLYFSILIILSISLWNKGYTQQDAQYTQYMYNTISVNPAYAGSRGVFSINGLHRSQWVGLDGAPRTQTISINTPLGQSERVGLGISIVNDEIGPTRETYFDIDFSYTIPTSEKGRLSFGLKGGGHLLDVDFNKLSKFDVNDANFQQNIDNRFSPNVGVGIYYYTDKFYFGLSAPNILETEHFDESATVGNNNSEAFIARERINYYLITGYTFDLNEEVKFKPALLTKAVFGAPLQVDLSASFLLYERLTLGAGYRWSAAWSGMIGFQLSNAMMIGLGYDRETTELGKAQFNDGSYEVFIRFELFKKYSRMLTPRFF; encoded by the coding sequence ATGAAGAAACTATACTTTTCGATACTAATAATTTTGTCTATTTCTTTATGGAATAAAGGATATACGCAGCAAGATGCTCAATACACTCAATATATGTATAATACAATAAGCGTTAATCCGGCATATGCAGGGAGTAGAGGCGTTTTTAGTATTAACGGATTACATCGTAGTCAATGGGTAGGATTAGATGGGGCTCCCAGAACGCAAACAATATCGATAAATACTCCTTTAGGGCAAAGTGAGCGAGTAGGTCTAGGAATATCAATAGTAAATGACGAAATAGGACCGACCAGAGAAACCTACTTTGATATTGATTTTTCATATACAATTCCTACTTCAGAAAAAGGAAGGCTAAGTTTTGGTCTTAAAGGAGGAGGTCACTTATTAGATGTGGACTTTAATAAATTATCAAAATTTGATGTAAACGATGCGAATTTTCAGCAAAATATAGACAATAGATTTAGTCCGAATGTCGGAGTAGGGATCTATTATTATACAGATAAATTCTATTTTGGACTGAGCGCTCCAAATATCTTAGAAACAGAACATTTTGATGAAAGTGCTACGGTTGGTAATAATAACTCCGAAGCCTTTATCGCTAGAGAACGAATCAATTATTATTTGATTACCGGATATACGTTTGATTTAAATGAAGAAGTGAAATTTAAACCGGCATTATTGACCAAAGCGGTTTTTGGAGCCCCATTACAGGTAGATTTATCCGCTAGCTTTTTATTGTATGAACGCTTGACACTGGGAGCAGGGTATAGATGGAGTGCAGCGTGGAGTGGAATGATCGGATTTCAACTCTCTAATGCGATGATGATAGGATTGGGGTACGACAGAGAAACAACAGAATTAGGAAAAGCGCAATTTAATGATGGAAGTTATGAGGTTTTTATACGATTCGAACTCTTTAAGAAGTATAGTAGAATGTTAACTCCTCGTTTCTTTTAA